The genomic window TTGAGCTCAGCATGGACGACACCTGGTTCTACAATAACCTGCAGGTTATCGGTATCAATCTCCAGGATGCGGTTCAGCCTTGACAGGTCAATGACCAAGCCGCCCTTGACCGCCAGAGAGCCTCCTGCCTGACCGGTGCCTGCTCCCCGCGGGATGATGGGAATACGTTCCGCGGCGCAATATTGAATAACCTCCGGAATTTCCGCCGCCGCCTGCGGCACAAAAACCGCTTCCGGCATGTAACTCCGGATTTGGGATTCAAGGGAAGAATCATAGGCATAGCAAAGCAAAGCTGACTCCTCGGTGTGGATACGATCGTGACCTGCAATCTTTCTCAATTTTCCCAGTTGTGTTGAGTTCATGTTCTACCCTCCAAATGTGATTTCGCGAACGTTCAACGATTATATATAGCAAGTTCTATGCCAAGACCGGCAGAGTTGTTAAATCAACCCAACTTAAAACAAATAAGAGACGAGAGTGTTTCATAATGAAACACTCTCGTCTCTTATTGAAACTCATTCTATTGGATCGGCAAGCTCTTTTAACCGCCGCCACAAAGTAGCCCGCCCAATTCCCAACATGTCAGCCGCCATTTGCTTACTGCCGCCGGATTTTCTCAAGGCTTCCAGAATCGCCGTCTTCTCTATCTCTTTTAACCCGGCCGCGCCTTCTCTCTGAGGCTGATAACGCCGTCGCAAACAATGCAGGACCTCTTTTTCCTGAATAACCTTTCCCTGTGTCAAAGCCGTTACCCGGCCAAGAAAGTTATGCAATTCACGAATATTGCCGGGCCAGTCGTGGTTCAGTAGAATTTCCAGGCCCCCAGGCTCGATTGATTCCACGTGAGAATGATATTTCTCATTATACTCCAGGATAAAGTGGTGAATCAATTGCTCCAGGTCCTCTTTCCGTTCCCGGATCGGAGGAATCTCCAGCGTCAGCACATCCAGCCGGTAATACAAATCCTCACGAAACTTCTTTTCATGGACCAATGCCGATAAATCACGATTGGTAGCGGCAATGACCCGGATATCCACCGGCATAATCCGGTCATCCCCCAGCCGGTACACTTCATGTTCCTGCAATACCCGCAGCAGCCGCACCTGTAAATTTTCCGAAATTTCTCCGATCTCATCCAGAAAGATAGTGCCCTTGTGGGCCTGTTCAAACAGCCCCACCTTGCCGCCCTTTTTAGCGCCGGTAAACGCCCCTTCCACATAACCGAACAGTTCGCTTTCTAAAATATTTTCCGGGATCGCCGCACAATTCACGACGACAAAAGGGCCCCTTTGCCTGGGGCTCGCCTGGTGAATCGCATGCGCAAAGTATTCCTTGCCTACGCCTGTTTCTCCCAGAATCAAAACGGTGGCATCATACGCCGCAAAGCGTTTGGCATCCTGAATGACCCGGCGCATAACCGGCGATTTCGACTCAATATCAGCGAAGCTGTAACGCGCCACCCTGCCCCGGCGGGCCAATTCCTCACGGGTTTTTTGCTCAATATCCTGTAACTGCTGCAAAGCCTGGATCGTTGCCACCATACCGGTTGGTTCCCCGTCAACAATAATCGGTAAATAGTTGACAACTACTTCTCCATGACCGTCCACTTTTTCAACCCGACCAATCACTTTTTCCTGTTCCAGCATGAGTTTGCGCATGACAACAAGAAAAGCGTCCAGGCGGGAGTTGGATATATCCAAGCGCAGCAGATATCTGGCCTGCCGGTTGAAGGCAATGAGAGAACCATCACTGTCAATGGCTATGATGCCATAATCCACGGAATTGATAATAATTTCGGTTTGTAAGGCGTTAGCATCCCGAATGCGGTGAATCGCTAAAATCTGACGGGCAGCGGCTACCGCCAGTTCAATCCCTTCGCGTCCAGAACGCAGCAACACTCCTGTCAGGCCCCGGGCAGCAGCCGCGTTGACTATCGCCTGATTGCCGATGACACAGTCATACCCCTTTGCCACTGCCTGGTCAATGCCGTCCATGTAACTGTGATAATCGGGGATCACCAGCTTGACAGTTTTAGTTCCCACATTCAGGTTCAGGATTGCCTCCACGCTGTTCATTCCGTCGATCACCGGCTGAATGTCCACAATGGCGATCGACTGGGAACAGGTGGCAGCCTGCAGATAGGCCCGCAATAAATCGAAGGCAGTATATCGCACATCAATGACTGATGCATCCGGAAACGCCTCTTCAATGAGGTGGCAAGTAAATCCCCGGCTTATCAAAACCCGGGCGCCTTTTTGCAGCGCCCGGCCGGCGGCTTTGACGCCTTCTTCCAGCCGGGCGTATATGACATTATACTCATCGGGATCCACTTTCAGATTTTCCGCTATTCTCCCGATTTCCGCATTGGGAGCGATAAAAACAATACCCGACATATTTTCACA from Acetonema longum DSM 6540 includes these protein-coding regions:
- a CDS encoding sigma 54-interacting transcriptional regulator; translated protein: MSGIVFIAPNAEIGRIAENLKVDPDEYNVIYARLEEGVKAAGRALQKGARVLISRGFTCHLIEEAFPDASVIDVRYTAFDLLRAYLQAATCSQSIAIVDIQPVIDGMNSVEAILNLNVGTKTVKLVIPDYHSYMDGIDQAVAKGYDCVIGNQAIVNAAAARGLTGVLLRSGREGIELAVAAARQILAIHRIRDANALQTEIIINSVDYGIIAIDSDGSLIAFNRQARYLLRLDISNSRLDAFLVVMRKLMLEQEKVIGRVEKVDGHGEVVVNYLPIIVDGEPTGMVATIQALQQLQDIEQKTREELARRGRVARYSFADIESKSPVMRRVIQDAKRFAAYDATVLILGETGVGKEYFAHAIHQASPRQRGPFVVVNCAAIPENILESELFGYVEGAFTGAKKGGKVGLFEQAHKGTIFLDEIGEISENLQVRLLRVLQEHEVYRLGDDRIMPVDIRVIAATNRDLSALVHEKKFREDLYYRLDVLTLEIPPIRERKEDLEQLIHHFILEYNEKYHSHVESIEPGGLEILLNHDWPGNIRELHNFLGRVTALTQGKVIQEKEVLHCLRRRYQPQREGAAGLKEIEKTAILEALRKSGGSKQMAADMLGIGRATLWRRLKELADPIE